From Pseudomonas sp. StFLB209, a single genomic window includes:
- the treS gene encoding maltose alpha-D-glucosyltransferase has translation MTKPDKQYVDWLVDQSMLNAARQRAKTYGGQGRLWQRPFAQARPRDATAIASVWFTAYPASMITREGGSVLEALGDESLWRALSEIGIQGVHNGPLKLSGGLQGYERTPSVDGNFDRISFGIDPDLGDEAQLLNLSRIAAAHNAVVVDDVIPSHTGKGADFRLAEMAYEDYPGLYHMVEIREEDWPLLPDVPQGRDAVNLLPETVDLLRDKHYIVGQLQRVIFFEPGVKETDWSATDVVVGVDGKARRWVYLHYFKEGQPSLNWLDPSFAAQQMIIGDALHAIDVMGARVLRLDANGFLGVERKLEGGAWSESHPLSITGNQLLGGAIRKAGGFSFQELNLTVDDIAAMSHGGADLSYDFINRPAYQHALLTGSTEFLRLMLRQVHAFGIDPASLIHALQNHDELTLELVHFWTLHAHDTYHYQGQTFPGNILREHIREEMYERLAGEHAPYNLKFVTNGVSCTTASIITAALGIRDLETISEDDVRQIQHIHLLLVMFNAMQPGVFALSGWDLVGALPLAAEQVEHLMRDGDTRWIHRGAYDLVDLDPQAEQSRGGMPKARTLYGSLAEQLQRPDSFASQLKKILAVRRAYDIAASKQILIPDVEHPGLLVMVHELPAAKGTQITALNFSNQPITETLHLPADIIPGPVVDIINERVEGDLTEQGEFTINLDAYEGLALRVVSNLV, from the coding sequence ATGACGAAACCGGACAAGCAGTATGTGGACTGGCTGGTCGACCAATCGATGCTCAATGCGGCACGCCAACGGGCCAAGACCTATGGCGGTCAGGGCCGGCTCTGGCAGCGGCCGTTTGCCCAGGCCCGGCCACGCGACGCCACGGCGATTGCTTCAGTATGGTTCACCGCCTATCCGGCCTCGATGATCACTCGCGAAGGCGGTTCAGTGCTTGAAGCCTTGGGCGATGAGTCGTTGTGGCGGGCGTTGTCGGAGATCGGTATTCAGGGCGTGCATAACGGGCCGTTGAAGTTGTCGGGGGGCTTGCAGGGTTATGAGCGCACCCCGAGTGTCGATGGCAACTTCGACCGTATCAGCTTCGGTATCGACCCGGACCTGGGCGATGAAGCGCAATTGCTCAATCTCAGCCGTATTGCTGCCGCGCACAATGCCGTGGTGGTCGATGATGTGATTCCATCGCACACCGGCAAAGGCGCGGACTTTCGGCTGGCCGAGATGGCCTACGAGGATTATCCCGGCCTTTACCACATGGTCGAAATACGCGAAGAGGACTGGCCGCTGCTGCCCGACGTGCCTCAGGGCCGTGATGCAGTCAACCTGCTGCCGGAAACCGTCGATCTGTTACGTGACAAGCATTACATCGTTGGTCAGTTACAACGGGTGATCTTCTTCGAGCCGGGGGTCAAGGAAACCGACTGGAGCGCCACTGATGTGGTGGTCGGGGTCGACGGCAAGGCCCGGCGCTGGGTGTACCTGCACTACTTCAAGGAAGGCCAGCCATCACTGAACTGGCTTGACCCAAGCTTTGCCGCGCAGCAAATGATTATCGGCGATGCGCTGCACGCCATCGATGTGATGGGCGCGCGGGTGTTGCGGCTGGATGCCAACGGTTTTCTCGGGGTAGAGCGCAAGCTTGAAGGCGGGGCCTGGTCGGAAAGCCATCCGCTGTCGATCACCGGTAACCAATTGCTCGGTGGCGCAATCCGTAAGGCCGGCGGCTTCAGCTTTCAGGAGCTGAACCTGACCGTCGATGACATTGCGGCGATGTCCCATGGCGGCGCCGACCTGTCTTACGACTTCATCAACCGCCCGGCCTACCAGCATGCCTTGCTGACCGGCAGTACCGAATTCCTGCGTCTGATGCTGCGCCAGGTGCATGCGTTCGGCATCGACCCGGCCTCGCTGATTCATGCCTTGCAAAACCACGATGAGCTGACTCTGGAGCTGGTGCATTTCTGGACCCTGCACGCCCACGACACCTACCACTATCAGGGCCAGACCTTTCCGGGCAACATCCTGCGTGAGCACATCCGTGAAGAGATGTATGAGCGCCTGGCGGGTGAGCATGCGCCGTACAACCTCAAGTTCGTCACCAACGGTGTGTCCTGCACCACGGCGAGCATCATCACCGCGGCGCTGGGCATTCGGGATCTTGAAACCATCAGCGAGGACGATGTTCGCCAGATCCAGCACATCCATCTGCTGCTGGTGATGTTCAATGCCATGCAGCCCGGCGTATTTGCGCTGTCAGGCTGGGACCTGGTCGGCGCGCTGCCGCTGGCTGCCGAACAGGTCGAACACCTGATGCGCGATGGTGATACCCGCTGGATTCATCGTGGCGCCTATGACCTGGTGGACCTTGACCCGCAGGCCGAGCAGTCGCGGGGCGGGATGCCCAAGGCGCGGACCTTGTACGGCAGCCTGGCCGAGCAATTGCAACGGCCAGACTCGTTTGCTTCGCAACTGAAAAAAATCCTCGCGGTGCGCCGCGCTTACGACATTGCGGCCAGCAAGCAGATTCTGATTCCCGATGTCGAACACCCCGGCTTGCTGGTCATGGTCCACGAACTGCCCGCCGCCAAGGGCACCCAGATCACGGCGCTGAACTTCAGCAACCAGCCGATCACCGAAACCCTGCACCTGCCGGCAGATATCATTCCTGGGCCGGTGGTGGACATCATCAACGAGCGGGTCGAAGGCGACCTGACCGAGCAGGGCGAGTTCACCATCAATCTGGATGCCTATGAAGGCCTGGCACTGCGGGTGGTGAGCAATCTGGTATGA
- a CDS encoding cupin domain-containing protein encodes MDTGARLKLVRESHKLSQRELARRSGVTNATISLIEQNRVSPSVSSLKKLLEGIPMSLAEFFTFDQPPGQVNERYVFRAGDQPDLGRDGLRLLLIGATLPERQMRLLRELYAPGADSGDEPIVHAEGEECGLVTRGTIELTIDGQIHTLGPGDGYYIPTTLPHRFRNIGQDEAEIISANTPANF; translated from the coding sequence ATGGACACAGGCGCACGACTCAAGCTGGTTCGCGAAAGCCACAAACTGTCACAACGCGAGCTCGCCAGACGCAGCGGCGTGACCAACGCGACCATCTCGCTGATCGAGCAGAACCGCGTCAGCCCCTCGGTCAGTTCACTGAAAAAACTGCTCGAAGGCATTCCCATGAGCCTGGCGGAGTTCTTCACCTTCGATCAGCCGCCGGGGCAGGTCAACGAGCGTTATGTGTTCCGCGCCGGTGACCAGCCCGACCTGGGCCGCGACGGCCTGCGTTTGCTGTTGATCGGCGCCACCCTGCCAGAGCGGCAAATGCGCCTGCTGCGCGAACTCTACGCGCCCGGCGCAGACTCCGGTGACGAACCGATCGTGCATGCCGAAGGCGAAGAGTGCGGCCTGGTAACCCGCGGCACCATCGAGCTGACCATTGACGGCCAGATCCACACCCTCGGCCCCGGTGACGGCTACTACATCCCGACCACCTTGCCCCATCGGTTTCGCAACATCGGTCAGGACGAGGCCGAAATCATCAGCGCCAACACGCCGGCGAATTTCTGA
- a CDS encoding ATP-dependent DNA helicase has translation MNSAVSPADPVPVSGTRYSVAVRALCEFTAKAGDLDLRFTPSPTAQEGIIGHQKVAARRGDRYQTELSLSGDYGALTVRGRADGYDPVLRQLEEVKTYRGDLAAMPDNHRQLHWAQAKVYGWLLCQQLDLQQVTVVLVYFNVVSEKETPIRQVIKRKELQAFFERQCQLFIAWAEQELRHTATRNAALTALTFPHAEFRAGQRVLAESVYKAVSTGRCLMAQAPTGIGKTLGTLFPLLKAMPGCGTEKRGLDKLLFLTAKTPGRQLALDALNTLQRHTPQLPLRVLELVARDKACEHPDKACHGEACPLAKGFYDRLPDARHAALQQPWLDQAGVRAVALAHQVCPYYLSQELARWADAVIADYNYWFDLNALLFGLAQLNGWQVAVLVDEAHNMVERSRGMYSASLDQHTLAEVTSSAPDKVKKALQRLNRQWNALNKDQLAAYQAYEQPPVKFLTSLTGCITALSEHFNDNPQLAVDARLQNLYLELIGFARIAELFDEHFLFDITRRDIGRQRSRSRLSLRNVVPARFIGPRLQAPRSTVMFSATLRPQSFYSDLLGLPTGTVWIDVESPFDPDQLQVQIVSRISTRYNHRQASLAPIVELLAEQYRARPGNYLAFFSSFDYLQQVLELLRTLHPQLPVWSQAKGMSETERQAFVQRFTPHSQGIGFAVLGGAFGEGIDLPGARLIGAFIATLGLAQLNPVNEQFKQRMAALFGAGYDYTYLYPGLQKVVQAAGRVIRTRDDRGVVMLIDDRFAEPRVQRLLPDWWRLN, from the coding sequence TTGAATTCCGCCGTATCCCCAGCAGATCCTGTTCCCGTCAGCGGCACCCGCTACAGCGTTGCGGTACGTGCCTTGTGTGAATTCACCGCCAAGGCCGGAGACCTGGACCTGCGCTTCACACCGTCGCCCACCGCCCAGGAAGGCATTATCGGCCACCAGAAAGTCGCGGCCCGGCGCGGCGATCGCTATCAGACCGAACTGAGCCTGAGCGGCGACTACGGCGCGCTGACAGTACGCGGCCGCGCCGATGGCTATGACCCGGTGCTGCGTCAGCTCGAAGAGGTCAAGACCTACCGTGGTGATCTCGCCGCCATGCCCGATAACCACCGGCAATTGCACTGGGCCCAGGCCAAAGTGTACGGCTGGCTGCTGTGCCAGCAACTCGACCTGCAGCAGGTCACGGTGGTGCTGGTGTACTTCAACGTGGTCAGCGAAAAAGAAACCCCGATCCGTCAGGTAATCAAGCGCAAAGAGCTGCAGGCGTTCTTTGAGCGCCAGTGCCAGTTGTTCATCGCCTGGGCCGAACAGGAGCTCCGGCATACGGCCACACGCAATGCGGCACTGACCGCGCTGACCTTTCCTCATGCCGAGTTTCGCGCCGGGCAGCGGGTATTGGCCGAGTCGGTCTATAAAGCCGTGAGCACTGGCCGCTGCCTGATGGCCCAGGCGCCTACCGGCATTGGCAAGACGCTGGGCACACTGTTCCCGCTGCTCAAGGCGATGCCCGGCTGCGGCACTGAAAAACGCGGGCTGGACAAGCTCTTGTTCCTCACCGCCAAGACCCCCGGCCGGCAGTTGGCGCTGGACGCGCTCAATACCTTGCAACGGCACACGCCGCAGTTACCGCTGCGGGTGCTGGAACTGGTGGCCCGCGACAAAGCCTGCGAGCACCCGGACAAAGCCTGTCATGGCGAGGCCTGCCCGTTGGCCAAAGGCTTCTATGACCGGCTGCCTGATGCGCGGCATGCCGCACTGCAACAGCCGTGGCTGGATCAGGCCGGGGTGAGGGCGGTGGCGCTGGCGCATCAGGTTTGTCCCTATTACCTGAGCCAGGAACTGGCGCGCTGGGCCGATGCGGTGATCGCCGACTATAACTACTGGTTCGACCTCAATGCTCTGCTGTTCGGCCTGGCCCAGCTCAATGGCTGGCAAGTGGCGGTGCTGGTGGACGAAGCTCATAACATGGTCGAGCGTAGCCGGGGCATGTACAGCGCCAGCCTGGACCAACACACGCTGGCCGAGGTGACGTCGAGCGCGCCGGACAAGGTCAAAAAAGCCCTGCAACGGCTCAACCGTCAATGGAATGCCTTGAACAAGGACCAGCTCGCCGCGTACCAGGCCTATGAGCAACCCCCGGTGAAGTTTCTCACCAGCCTGACCGGTTGTATCACCGCCCTGAGCGAGCACTTCAACGACAACCCGCAACTGGCGGTCGACGCTAGGTTACAGAACCTTTATCTGGAGCTGATTGGCTTTGCACGTATCGCCGAGCTGTTCGATGAGCACTTTCTGTTCGATATCACCCGCCGTGACATTGGTCGCCAGCGCAGCCGCTCGCGACTGAGTTTGCGTAACGTGGTGCCGGCGCGCTTCATTGGCCCGCGCTTGCAGGCGCCGCGCAGCACGGTGATGTTTTCTGCAACCCTCAGGCCGCAGTCGTTCTATAGCGACCTATTGGGTTTGCCGACCGGGACGGTGTGGATCGACGTCGAGTCGCCATTCGACCCCGACCAGTTGCAGGTGCAGATCGTCAGCCGCATTTCCACCCGCTACAACCATCGCCAGGCATCACTGGCGCCGATCGTCGAGCTGCTGGCCGAGCAGTATCGGGCACGGCCTGGCAATTACCTGGCGTTCTTCAGCAGTTTCGACTACCTGCAACAGGTGCTCGAGCTGCTGCGCACGCTTCATCCGCAGTTGCCGGTGTGGAGCCAGGCCAAGGGCATGAGCGAGACCGAGCGTCAGGCTTTTGTGCAACGCTTCACCCCGCACAGCCAGGGCATCGGTTTTGCCGTGCTCGGTGGCGCGTTCGGTGAAGGCATCGACCTGCCAGGGGCACGCCTGATTGGCGCCTTTATCGCCACCTTGGGGCTGGCCCAGCTCAACCCGGTCAACGAGCAGTTCAAACAGCGCATGGCTGCCTTGTTCGGCGCGGGCTACGATTACACCTACCTGTATCCGGGGCTGCAAAAGGTTGTGCAGGCGGCCGGGCGGGTGATCCGCACCCGTGACGACCGCGGCGTGGTGATGCTGATCGACGACCGCTTTGCCGAGCCCCGCGTGCAACGGTTACTGCCGGATTGGTGGCGGCTCAATTAA
- the pgm gene encoding phosphoglucomutase (alpha-D-glucose-1,6-bisphosphate-dependent): MSISPLAGKLAPEHLLVDIPRLVTAYYTGQPDASVATQRVAFGTSGHRGSSFELSFNEWHVLAISQAICLYRQSKGIDGPLFLGADTHALSTPAAATALEVLAANGVQVMISHNDEYTPTPAVSHAILCYNRGRSSGLADGIVITPSHNPPQSGGFKYNPPNGGPADSDVTKWIENKANELLAERVVGVSRISHEQALRADTTHRHDYVNTYVADLSSVIDLQAIRDAGLKLGVDPLGGAGVRYWQAIAEHYQLDLDVVNPHVDATFRFMSVDWDGQIRMDPSSSHAMQSLIGLKDRYQIAFACDPDHDRHGIVTPTGGLMTPNSYLAVAIDYLYQNRPQWRADAAVGKTVVSSGLIDRVTARLGRQLYEVPVGFKYFADGLFNGSLGFGGEESAGASFLRRDGSVWSTDKDGLIPALLAAEMTARSGLDPSQRYAALTAELGEPFSTRVDAKANPQQKAALGKLAPEQVKSTELAGEPIQQVLSHAPGNNQAIGGLKVMTANGWFAARPSGTEDIYKIYAESFIGNDHLQRLVGEAQALVDEAIAVR, from the coding sequence ATGAGTATCAGTCCACTCGCCGGCAAGCTGGCGCCCGAGCACCTGCTGGTCGATATCCCGCGGCTGGTCACGGCCTATTACACCGGCCAGCCAGATGCCTCGGTAGCCACCCAGCGCGTGGCCTTCGGCACCTCCGGGCACCGCGGCAGCTCCTTTGAACTGAGCTTCAACGAATGGCACGTTCTGGCCATCAGCCAGGCGATCTGCCTGTACCGGCAGAGCAAGGGCATTGACGGCCCGCTGTTCCTTGGCGCTGACACCCACGCACTGTCGACCCCGGCCGCTGCCACGGCGCTGGAAGTGCTGGCTGCCAACGGCGTGCAGGTGATGATCTCGCACAACGACGAATACACCCCGACGCCAGCGGTGTCCCACGCGATTCTTTGCTACAACCGCGGGCGCAGCAGCGGCCTGGCTGACGGCATCGTCATCACCCCGTCGCACAACCCGCCGCAGAGCGGCGGCTTCAAGTACAACCCGCCCAATGGCGGGCCGGCCGACAGCGACGTGACCAAGTGGATCGAAAACAAGGCCAACGAACTGCTCGCCGAGCGGGTGGTGGGGGTGTCGCGCATCAGCCATGAGCAGGCACTGCGCGCCGACACGACCCATCGCCATGACTACGTCAACACCTACGTGGCGGACCTGAGCAGCGTTATCGACCTGCAAGCCATCCGCGATGCCGGTCTGAAACTGGGCGTTGACCCGTTGGGCGGCGCTGGCGTGCGTTACTGGCAGGCGATTGCCGAGCATTACCAACTCGATCTGGACGTGGTCAACCCGCATGTGGACGCGACCTTCCGTTTCATGAGCGTCGACTGGGACGGCCAGATTCGTATGGACCCGTCGTCCAGCCACGCGATGCAGAGCCTGATCGGCCTCAAGGACCGTTATCAGATCGCGTTCGCCTGCGACCCGGACCACGACCGCCACGGCATCGTGACCCCGACGGGCGGCCTGATGACCCCCAACAGCTATCTGGCCGTGGCCATCGACTACCTGTACCAGAACCGTCCGCAATGGCGCGCGGATGCCGCCGTGGGCAAGACGGTGGTCAGCAGCGGCCTGATCGACCGGGTGACGGCACGTCTGGGCCGCCAACTGTACGAAGTGCCGGTGGGCTTCAAGTATTTCGCTGACGGTCTGTTCAACGGCAGCCTGGGCTTTGGCGGCGAAGAGAGCGCCGGCGCGTCGTTCCTGCGCCGTGACGGCAGCGTCTGGAGCACCGACAAGGACGGTCTGATTCCGGCCTTGCTGGCCGCCGAAATGACCGCCCGCAGCGGCCTGGACCCGAGCCAGCGTTACGCGGCGCTCACCGCCGAACTGGGTGAGCCGTTCTCGACCCGTGTCGACGCCAAGGCCAATCCGCAGCAAAAAGCCGCGCTGGGCAAGCTGGCACCCGAGCAGGTCAAGTCGACCGAGCTGGCCGGCGAGCCGATCCAGCAGGTCCTCAGCCATGCGCCGGGCAACAACCAGGCCATCGGCGGCCTCAAGGTCATGACCGCCAACGGCTGGTTTGCGGCACGCCCGTCGGGCACTGAAGACATCTACAAAATCTACGCCGAAAGCTTCATCGGTAACGATCACCTGCAGCGTCTGGTCGGCGAAGCCCAGGCCTTGGTCGACGAGGCCATCGCTGTACGATGA
- a CDS encoding dimethylsulfonioproprionate lyase family protein, whose protein sequence is MHDSEILTHAAALTFAISRLLTGYQGERHAEQIKASGQLTADAQLSLARRPVPEQEDPGVIEHWLATSLALARHNPAVDHPLLDALQALLAHARWIKRSAAHGEDPAFVERHRHALLLGNGSPVACPTLTLGLAVMAPETRYPFHQHPPQEFYIVLSEGQWYRQGDGWWQPGMGGMLWNAPSVVHSMQSEDAPLLALWGLMH, encoded by the coding sequence ATGCATGACTCTGAAATCCTGACCCACGCAGCAGCGCTCACATTCGCCATCAGCCGGCTGCTGACCGGCTATCAGGGCGAGCGGCATGCCGAGCAGATCAAGGCCAGCGGCCAGCTCACGGCCGATGCGCAACTGAGCCTGGCGCGCCGGCCTGTGCCTGAGCAGGAAGACCCTGGCGTCATTGAGCATTGGCTGGCCACCAGCCTGGCGCTGGCCAGGCACAACCCGGCAGTTGACCATCCGTTGCTGGACGCCCTGCAAGCGCTGCTGGCGCATGCCCGCTGGATCAAACGCAGCGCGGCGCATGGCGAAGACCCCGCGTTTGTCGAACGCCATCGTCATGCGCTGCTGCTGGGCAACGGCAGCCCGGTGGCGTGCCCGACCCTGACCCTGGGCCTGGCCGTCATGGCGCCCGAAACCCGCTACCCCTTTCATCAGCATCCGCCGCAGGAGTTCTACATCGTGCTGTCTGAAGGGCAATGGTATCGCCAAGGCGATGGCTGGTGGCAGCCCGGAATGGGCGGGATGCTATGGAATGCCCCGTCTGTGGTGCATTCGATGCAGTCGGAAGACGCACCGTTGCTGGCCTTGTGGGGGTTGATGCACTGA
- a CDS encoding UvrD-helicase domain-containing protein has protein sequence MSDHLPSAMPPQLDIDLQACERLPWLKRVLARVLGRGLNGLGAQHQASWAQGHTDGYLAGHGEGVNEGYAEGHLDGIEKGRRMLLIRDTRPEAHRGPQVEDHLFEDWRLPLSAELIKRIKADVAQKLPSHAQPSAAQWKMILSDTPATCVIAGAGAGKSTSLVLRIVLLTHYLGFELDSMTVVTFTRESRKDFMTRLIDVMALWGHALTARQARELVRTFHSRILPLVRSLPGFEHLQAFETLGSQSSGVEEIDSNPFDLRINDAQREQLNLCYRDLYAAEPRFREVIAPLCRQARQLKEIDRDHPDVQKRAAVTELSAKRDKDWCDTVETQWRRAGAWPIAGITPQRESLQVNGHAFHVHGYAAELDAWVILGCDECEDRDFKRPGAKLPLWAEGVIKRTLFQAFCSKPVIWLESYQAGSQLLHNLTGNALAGPGFEYKVKGELASAPLLDCFVLVAGFIENLGLDVSAAVAQMSFASHDPDRFFFEALSLFWKRFESQLLDQTPPVMTYNRMFALFGETAPENLAQLDDEALRPLSHLMIDEFQDVSPQIVSWLRASLREIRRRGPAMHVGRRAHHASLLCVGDDWQSIYGWRGSSPHYFMAFNEEFSSPASTRVMLSENYRSHQHIIDAAEHIVRAAPAIAGKKAKASGNQQTLWPVVVLERDDQVLFERVQAHQQQGDSILLLYRKGSERQRMSEQLLALLQADAAQTRQIKTLSYHSAKGLQADAVFLLGDCQHLTQSPAKNQLYRIAGLGDKGEPQAYDKAQQDEVLRLAYVAITRAVRQCYWFIDSQDQGNGPKASDRVAADQAYFDDQRLGKV, from the coding sequence GTGTCTGACCACCTGCCTTCTGCAATGCCCCCGCAACTGGATATCGACCTGCAAGCCTGTGAGCGGTTGCCCTGGCTCAAGCGTGTCTTGGCCCGCGTCCTGGGCCGTGGCCTGAACGGTCTGGGTGCGCAACACCAGGCGTCCTGGGCGCAGGGGCATACCGACGGTTACCTGGCCGGGCACGGCGAAGGGGTCAATGAAGGCTACGCCGAGGGGCATCTGGACGGGATCGAGAAGGGCCGGCGCATGCTGTTGATCCGCGATACCCGGCCTGAAGCGCATCGCGGCCCGCAGGTCGAGGATCACCTGTTTGAAGATTGGCGGTTACCGCTGAGCGCCGAGCTGATCAAGCGCATCAAGGCCGACGTGGCGCAAAAGCTGCCGAGCCACGCCCAGCCCAGTGCCGCCCAGTGGAAGATGATCCTCAGCGATACCCCGGCGACTTGCGTGATCGCCGGCGCCGGGGCAGGCAAGTCGACCTCACTGGTGCTGCGCATTGTGCTGCTCACCCACTACCTGGGTTTTGAGCTGGACAGCATGACCGTGGTGACCTTCACCCGTGAGTCACGCAAGGACTTCATGACGCGGCTGATCGACGTCATGGCGCTCTGGGGCCATGCGCTGACTGCCCGTCAGGCGCGCGAGCTGGTCCGCACCTTTCATTCACGCATCCTGCCGCTGGTGCGCAGCCTGCCAGGCTTCGAGCATCTGCAAGCCTTCGAGACGCTGGGCAGCCAGAGTTCTGGCGTTGAAGAGATCGATAGCAACCCGTTTGATCTGCGCATCAACGATGCCCAGCGCGAGCAACTGAACCTGTGCTATCGCGACCTCTACGCCGCTGAGCCGCGCTTTCGTGAGGTCATCGCGCCGTTGTGTCGCCAGGCCCGGCAACTGAAAGAGATCGACCGCGACCACCCGGATGTGCAGAAGCGCGCCGCAGTGACCGAGCTGTCGGCCAAGCGTGACAAGGACTGGTGCGACACTGTCGAGACACAATGGCGGCGTGCCGGCGCCTGGCCGATTGCGGGGATCACACCGCAGCGCGAGAGCCTGCAGGTCAACGGCCATGCCTTTCACGTGCATGGTTACGCCGCCGAGCTGGACGCCTGGGTGATACTCGGTTGCGATGAGTGCGAAGATCGCGACTTCAAACGCCCCGGTGCCAAGCTGCCGCTGTGGGCCGAGGGAGTGATCAAGCGCACGCTGTTTCAGGCGTTTTGCAGCAAACCGGTGATCTGGCTCGAGAGTTATCAGGCGGGCAGCCAGTTATTGCACAACCTCACTGGCAACGCGTTGGCCGGGCCGGGGTTTGAGTACAAGGTCAAGGGTGAGCTGGCCAGCGCACCGCTGCTCGACTGTTTTGTGCTGGTCGCCGGTTTCATCGAAAACCTCGGGCTTGACGTGTCGGCGGCAGTGGCGCAGATGAGTTTTGCCAGTCATGACCCGGACCGGTTTTTCTTCGAGGCCCTGAGCCTGTTCTGGAAACGCTTCGAGTCGCAGTTGCTGGACCAGACCCCGCCGGTGATGACTTACAACCGAATGTTCGCGCTGTTCGGCGAAACTGCGCCGGAGAATCTTGCGCAACTGGACGACGAAGCGCTGCGCCCGCTGTCGCACCTGATGATCGACGAGTTCCAGGATGTGTCGCCGCAGATCGTCTCCTGGCTGCGTGCCAGTTTGCGTGAAATCCGTCGGCGTGGCCCGGCCATGCATGTGGGGCGCCGGGCCCATCATGCCTCGCTGCTGTGTGTCGGCGATGACTGGCAGTCGATCTACGGCTGGCGCGGCAGTTCACCGCATTACTTCATGGCGTTCAACGAGGAGTTTTCATCGCCGGCCAGCACTCGGGTAATGCTCAGCGAAAACTACCGCAGCCATCAGCACATCATTGATGCCGCCGAACACATCGTCCGCGCCGCGCCGGCGATTGCCGGCAAAAAGGCCAAGGCCAGCGGTAACCAGCAAACACTGTGGCCGGTGGTCGTGCTCGAGCGCGATGACCAGGTTCTGTTCGAACGGGTTCAGGCTCACCAGCAGCAGGGCGACAGCATCCTGCTGCTGTACCGCAAGGGCAGCGAGCGTCAGCGGATGTCGGAGCAACTGCTGGCATTGCTGCAGGCCGATGCCGCGCAAACGCGGCAGATCAAAACCCTGAGTTACCACAGTGCCAAGGGCTTGCAGGCTGATGCCGTGTTTTTGCTCGGTGATTGCCAGCACCTGACCCAGTCGCCGGCCAAAAACCAGCTGTACCGGATTGCCGGACTGGGTGATAAGGGCGAACCGCAGGCGTACGACAAGGCCCAGCAGGACGAGGTGCTGCGGCTGGCGTATGTGGCGATTACCCGTGCGGTACGCCAGTGCTACTGGTTTATCGATAGCCAGGACCAAGGCAACGGCCCGAAAGCCTCGGACCGGGTGGCCGCCGACCAGGCGTACTTCGACGACCAGCGGCTGGGCAAAGTGTGA
- a CDS encoding DUF1652 domain-containing protein: MIQVGPMNKVTFPNACQLMRWHFHPVGFEATMDAPSSMIARLFDRASGQTFVAIAGLPCATVMNARDVEIIIEAIEAEMELFSLPVMTSQLS, from the coding sequence ATGATACAGGTGGGTCCCATGAACAAGGTCACGTTCCCCAACGCCTGCCAGCTCATGCGCTGGCATTTCCATCCGGTCGGTTTTGAAGCCACCATGGACGCGCCCAGCAGTATGATCGCCCGCCTGTTCGATCGCGCCAGCGGCCAGACCTTCGTGGCCATTGCCGGCCTGCCTTGCGCCACGGTTATGAACGCCCGTGACGTGGAAATCATCATCGAAGCCATCGAAGCAGAAATGGAGCTGTTCAGCCTGCCGGTCATGACCTCGCAGCTATCTTGA